In Carassius auratus strain Wakin chromosome 36, ASM336829v1, whole genome shotgun sequence, the following are encoded in one genomic region:
- the LOC113055697 gene encoding vegetative cell wall protein gp1-like, with protein MVPSSSPEGASDSPVPVPRMCPSVPAPRKCLPFHRFQPVVPPPLLSSGSPSACPESTIIAVRAPRDHPPVSPWLESPSPLPPARPVSLWLYLGLASTILCFGTPFLWIRLVPTSLWLHQAPPFPWLDLSPLSLWLPHGLLDPHLQ; from the exons ATGGTTCCCTCGTCCAGCCCTGAGGGAGCTTCTGATTCTCCAGTGCCTGTTCCTAGAATGTGTCCTTCAGTGCCCGCTCCTCGAAAATGCCTGCCCTTCCACCGGTTCCAGCCAGTGGTg CCTCCTCCACTGCTGTcgtctggcagcccctctgcttgCCCTGAGTCCACCATCATTGCTGTGCGAGCCCCGCGTGACCATCCTCCAGTGTCACCGTGGTTGGAGTCTCCCTCACCTCTACCTCCAGCTCGGCCCGTATCCCTCTGGCTTTACCTTGGTCTGGCCTCGACCATCCTGTGCTTCGGTACTCCATTCCTCTGGATTCGCCTCGTCCCTACATCCCTCTGGCTCCATCAGGCTCCTCCATTCCCTTGGCTCGACCTCAGCCCTCTGTCGCTCT